One genomic region from Rhodothermus sp. encodes:
- a CDS encoding cytochrome c oxidase subunit 2A, with the protein MAELQQKNPESASPEEPDVRGTLFLTMLFLAMVVGFWVIVYYLLLNR; encoded by the coding sequence ATGGCAGAACTGCAACAGAAAAACCCTGAGTCTGCTTCGCCAGAAGAACCGGATGTGCGAGGCACCCTCTTTCTGACCATGCTGTTTCTGGCAATGGTCGTGGGATTCTGGGTCATTGTCTACTATTTGCTGTTAAACCGTTGA
- a CDS encoding cytochrome c oxidase subunit II, giving the protein MKVHTYERAFMTLGGVLLVLCMAALVYATVARGIHLPGRAGEIEPGKVFTTPPFDNPGVHQTGPNQYDVVIIGQAWRFHPMEIRVPVGAELNFIATTFDVIHGFHIEGTRVNMMLIPGQISRLTYRFRKPGEYLIICHEYCGAGHHNMYGKIIVE; this is encoded by the coding sequence ATGAAAGTACACACTTACGAACGGGCTTTCATGACGCTGGGCGGTGTGCTGTTGGTGTTGTGTATGGCCGCGCTCGTCTATGCTACGGTAGCTCGGGGCATTCATCTGCCCGGGCGTGCCGGCGAGATTGAGCCAGGCAAGGTTTTTACCACACCGCCCTTTGACAATCCGGGCGTCCATCAGACGGGTCCCAATCAATATGATGTGGTCATTATCGGACAGGCCTGGCGTTTCCATCCAATGGAGATTCGCGTGCCGGTTGGTGCTGAGCTCAACTTCATTGCGACAACCTTTGATGTGATTCACGGTTTTCATATTGAAGGAACGCGCGTCAACATGATGCTCATCCCCGGTCAGATTTCGCGGCTGACCTATCGGTTTCGGAAACCGGGGGAATATTTGATTATCTGCCACGAGTACTGTGGCGCCGGACATCACAATATGTATGGGAAAATCATTGTTGAATAA